In one window of Zhihengliuella sp. ISTPL4 DNA:
- a CDS encoding primosomal protein N' family DNA-binding protein, translating into MSPESRRIARVLLESPLPQLDRLFDYALPPELGTVEPGVRVRVPLRTAGRVVDGFVVELDVEDDADRPLSEVESVVSAVPVLPDRLYRLARRVADRAAGSASDVLRLVIPKRQVRVEKAWTADAPTPVLEPEARDAAASVVGLYNGLQAVLDESGRAAVEAIPQLSDDTPGWARMLAAAAATTLAAGKSSILVVPDHRDLDRLLAALDGFVPPEAIARHDSRQTNPDRYRSFLRTLEDAPCIVVGNRSAVYAPVVAGLVAVWDDGDSLLGEPLAPYVHARDAALLRQEAEGSALLFAGHTRTTEVERLVAHGWLQDIRAARRVLPRVVLSTPQEMEQPTPQRMPSSAFLAARNAAAEGPVLIQVSRPGFAPSLVCADCRAPARCPHCGGPLGARHRGAVPVCGWCGRGARAWTCPACSSTRLRLASSGSERTADELGRAFPGVRVIVADSGHPVERVDARPALVVATRGAEPLAEGGYRAVVLLDGPRMLQAPDLRIGEACLRWWSNAAALAAPGAPVHLVGVDGAVARALATWNHAAYARTELEQRAPLHMPPTARVALVEGSSAAVARALEALSELSLPPDAVLGPVPVESDDVPPRVRALVRFDYGAGSRVATTLRASVVAEAVSGRRGRTKAARSTLSVRLDILDPEL; encoded by the coding sequence ATCTCTCCGGAGAGCCGGCGCATCGCCCGGGTGCTCCTCGAATCACCGCTGCCGCAACTCGACCGCCTGTTCGACTACGCCCTCCCTCCCGAACTCGGCACGGTCGAGCCCGGGGTCCGCGTGCGTGTTCCCCTCCGGACCGCCGGCCGGGTGGTCGACGGGTTCGTCGTCGAGCTGGACGTGGAGGACGACGCGGATCGGCCGCTCTCCGAGGTCGAGAGCGTCGTGTCCGCTGTGCCCGTCTTGCCGGATCGGCTGTACCGGCTGGCGCGGCGGGTCGCGGATCGCGCCGCGGGGTCGGCGTCCGACGTGCTGCGGCTGGTGATCCCGAAGCGGCAGGTACGCGTCGAGAAGGCCTGGACCGCGGACGCTCCGACGCCCGTCCTCGAACCCGAGGCGCGCGACGCGGCTGCGTCCGTGGTTGGACTGTACAACGGGTTGCAGGCGGTGCTCGACGAGAGCGGTCGCGCGGCCGTCGAGGCCATCCCGCAGCTGAGCGACGACACGCCGGGCTGGGCACGGATGCTCGCCGCCGCCGCTGCGACGACGCTCGCGGCCGGGAAGTCGAGCATCCTCGTCGTGCCCGACCATCGCGACCTCGATCGGCTCCTGGCGGCCCTCGACGGGTTCGTCCCCCCGGAGGCCATCGCACGGCACGACTCGCGGCAGACCAACCCGGATCGCTACCGCTCCTTCCTGCGCACGCTCGAGGACGCGCCCTGCATCGTCGTCGGGAACAGGTCCGCCGTGTACGCCCCTGTCGTCGCCGGTCTCGTGGCGGTGTGGGACGACGGCGACAGCCTGCTGGGCGAGCCGCTCGCGCCCTACGTCCACGCTCGGGATGCGGCGCTGCTGCGGCAGGAGGCGGAGGGCTCGGCCCTGCTCTTCGCCGGTCACACGCGCACGACCGAGGTCGAGCGGCTCGTCGCACACGGCTGGCTGCAGGACATCCGCGCGGCGCGACGCGTGCTGCCGCGGGTGGTGCTCAGCACGCCCCAGGAGATGGAGCAGCCGACGCCGCAGCGCATGCCGTCGTCCGCCTTCCTCGCCGCCCGGAACGCGGCCGCGGAGGGACCCGTGCTCATCCAGGTCTCGCGGCCCGGTTTCGCACCGTCCCTCGTCTGCGCCGACTGCCGCGCGCCCGCCCGGTGCCCGCACTGCGGCGGTCCTCTCGGCGCACGTCATCGTGGCGCGGTCCCCGTGTGCGGGTGGTGCGGCCGCGGTGCCAGGGCATGGACGTGCCCTGCGTGCTCCTCGACCCGTCTCCGGCTCGCCTCCTCCGGGAGCGAGCGGACCGCCGACGAGCTGGGCCGCGCCTTCCCGGGTGTCCGGGTGATCGTCGCGGACAGCGGCCATCCGGTCGAACGCGTCGATGCGCGACCGGCGCTGGTGGTCGCCACCCGCGGCGCGGAGCCTCTCGCGGAGGGCGGCTACCGGGCGGTCGTCCTGCTCGACGGCCCGCGCATGCTGCAGGCGCCGGACCTGCGCATCGGCGAAGCCTGTCTGCGGTGGTGGTCGAACGCCGCCGCCCTGGCCGCGCCCGGCGCTCCCGTCCACCTCGTCGGCGTCGACGGCGCCGTCGCCAGAGCCCTCGCCACGTGGAACCACGCCGCGTACGCGCGGACCGAGCTGGAGCAGCGGGCACCGCTGCACATGCCGCCGACCGCACGCGTCGCGCTCGTGGAGGGCTCATCCGCCGCCGTGGCGCGTGCTCTGGAGGCCCTGTCCGAGCTCTCGCTGCCCCCCGACGCGGTGCTCGGTCCCGTGCCCGTCGAGTCCGACGACGTGCCGCCGCGGGTCCGGGCGCTCGTGCGCTTCGACTACGGCGCCGGAAGCCGCGTCGCGACCACCCTCCGTGCTTCCGTCGTGGCGGAGGCGGTGAGCGGCCGCCGCGGCCGGACCAAGGCCGCCCGCAGCACGCTCTCGGTCCGCCTCGATATCCTCGATCCAGAACTCTGA
- the gmk gene encoding guanylate kinase, with the protein MAEERRTVPEVDRAAAARRAVERRRARASLKRDLTMRVITPQAVLRRATEDPDSVEGSMRITDFLLALPAIGAGKRDRVLEQLHISPVKRLGGLGARQRRVLEEWLDTRFPVPAPRDARSRLLVLAGPTAVGKGTVAAHIRENNPEIHLSVSATTRPPRPGEIDGVHYYFVDDAEFDRLIADGELLEYAVVHNRSRYGTPRAPIDAALAEGKTVLLEIDLQGARQVREAEPSATLIFLLPPSWDELVHRLVGRGTEDAEERARRLRTAKVELAAQNEFDHLVVNEDVATAAREVVDLSTSSAR; encoded by the coding sequence GTGGCTGAGGAACGCCGCACCGTCCCCGAAGTCGACAGGGCCGCCGCCGCCCGCCGCGCCGTCGAGCGGCGACGTGCCAGAGCCTCGCTCAAGCGCGACCTCACGATGCGCGTCATCACCCCGCAGGCCGTGCTGCGCCGGGCGACGGAGGATCCCGATTCCGTCGAGGGTTCCATGCGCATCACCGACTTCCTGCTCGCCCTCCCCGCGATCGGCGCCGGCAAGCGTGACCGGGTGCTGGAACAGCTCCACATCTCCCCGGTCAAGCGGCTCGGCGGGCTCGGAGCCCGTCAGCGTCGGGTGCTGGAGGAGTGGCTGGACACGCGGTTCCCGGTGCCGGCCCCACGCGACGCGCGCAGCCGCCTCCTCGTCCTCGCCGGTCCGACGGCGGTCGGCAAGGGCACCGTCGCCGCGCACATCCGGGAGAACAACCCTGAGATCCACCTCTCCGTCTCGGCCACCACCCGCCCCCCGCGCCCGGGGGAGATCGACGGCGTGCACTACTACTTCGTGGACGACGCCGAGTTCGATCGTCTGATCGCCGATGGCGAGCTGCTCGAATACGCCGTCGTGCACAACCGCTCGCGGTACGGCACCCCCCGCGCCCCGATCGACGCCGCCCTGGCCGAGGGGAAGACCGTCCTGCTGGAGATCGATCTGCAGGGCGCGCGCCAGGTGCGCGAGGCCGAGCCCTCGGCCACGCTCATCTTCCTCCTGCCGCCGAGCTGGGACGAACTCGTGCATCGACTGGTCGGACGAGGCACCGAGGACGCCGAGGAACGGGCCCGTCGCCTGCGCACGGCGAAGGTCGAGCTGGCGGCGCAGAACGAGTTCGACCACCTCGTCGTGAATGAGGACGTCGCCACCGCCGCTCGTGAGGTCGTAGACTTGTCTACAAGCTCTGCGCGCTGA
- a CDS encoding methionyl-tRNA formyltransferase: protein MRLVFAGTPAAAVPTLRRLAAEHDIAAVVTRPDAPLGRKRVLTPSPVAQAAAELGLPIIPAARLDEAATAEIAALQPELGVIVAYGGLVREPLLSTPDAGWINLHFSMLPAWRGAAPVQRALIAGDPVLGASVFQLVPELDAGDVFATRAVDLPPTATAGEALEALALDGAGLTADVVAAIADGSARAVPQEGEPTFAGKLTLEDGLLDFREPFDVVYARFRGVTPEPGAHTTIDGQRLKILEARPAAAEAEDLPPGVMAGTRSEVLFGTATSPLAVTRLQPAGKGAMNAADWWRGLQGATPVAGS, encoded by the coding sequence ATGCGCCTCGTCTTCGCCGGCACTCCCGCCGCCGCGGTCCCCACTCTGCGACGCCTCGCCGCTGAGCACGACATCGCCGCCGTCGTGACACGGCCCGACGCGCCGCTCGGACGGAAGCGCGTGCTCACGCCCTCGCCGGTCGCGCAGGCGGCGGCCGAACTGGGGCTGCCCATCATCCCGGCCGCGCGACTCGACGAGGCCGCCACGGCGGAGATCGCGGCGCTGCAGCCCGAACTCGGCGTGATCGTCGCCTACGGAGGGCTCGTGCGCGAACCGCTCCTCTCCACGCCCGACGCCGGATGGATCAATCTCCACTTCTCGATGCTGCCGGCCTGGCGGGGCGCCGCCCCCGTGCAGCGCGCCCTGATCGCGGGAGATCCCGTCCTCGGTGCGAGTGTGTTCCAGCTCGTGCCCGAGCTCGACGCCGGCGACGTGTTCGCCACACGCGCCGTCGACCTGCCGCCGACGGCGACCGCCGGCGAGGCGTTGGAGGCCTTGGCTCTGGACGGTGCCGGTCTCACCGCCGACGTGGTCGCCGCGATCGCCGACGGCAGCGCCCGCGCCGTTCCCCAGGAGGGCGAGCCGACCTTCGCCGGCAAGCTGACGCTCGAAGACGGCCTTCTCGACTTCCGCGAGCCGTTCGACGTCGTGTACGCCCGGTTCCGCGGCGTCACCCCGGAGCCGGGCGCGCACACGACGATCGACGGTCAGCGGCTGAAGATCCTCGAGGCGCGGCCCGCTGCGGCCGAGGCGGAGGACCTGCCGCCGGGCGTCATGGCGGGTACCCGATCCGAGGTGCTGTTCGGCACGGCCACGTCGCCGCTGGCCGTCACCCGGCTGCAGCCGGCAGGCAAGGGAGCCATGAACGCCGCCGACTGGTGGCGGGGTCTGCAGGGCGCTACTCCGGTGGCCGGCTCGTGA
- a CDS encoding RsmB/NOP family class I SAM-dependent RNA methyltransferase, whose amino-acid sequence MVQPARRVAYDVIRAVSESDAYANLLLPTAIAEARLDAQDAALATELTYGTLRRRGTYDAIIAAAADRPADAIDPAVLDALRLAVHQLLATRVASHAAVNESVNLVALGAGRGASSFANAVLRRIAREAPEEWLARIEAAARSDDERLALRAAHPVWIIRALRRALAAEGRVEELDALLEADNVSPEVTLVALPGLAEPQEPRRPYAATAFASPGGDPRLALTASEGAVRVQDEGSQLVALALTAATPVRQGERWLDLCAGPGGKTALLAAVARENDAVLEANEVVPTRARLVRNALRAVPGDVTVHQRDGRELAAERPGAFDRILVDAPCTGLGALRRRPEARWRKSPADVAELVPLQVGLLTAAVDALAPGGIVAYVTCSPHLAETTAVVEEVRRLRPELVELDARAALRGVAQSPIDLADDGRSQTGSAQLWPHRHGTDAMFLALLQRPGDATEAPKEG is encoded by the coding sequence ATGGTCCAGCCGGCACGCCGCGTGGCGTACGACGTGATCAGGGCGGTGTCGGAATCGGACGCCTACGCGAACCTCCTCCTGCCGACCGCAATCGCCGAGGCGCGACTGGACGCCCAGGACGCGGCCCTGGCCACGGAACTGACCTACGGCACACTCCGTCGCCGCGGCACGTACGACGCGATCATCGCCGCGGCCGCGGATCGTCCCGCCGATGCGATCGATCCCGCCGTGCTGGACGCCCTCCGGCTCGCGGTGCACCAGCTCCTCGCCACGCGGGTCGCCTCGCACGCGGCCGTCAACGAGTCCGTGAACCTCGTCGCGCTCGGCGCGGGCCGCGGCGCATCCAGCTTCGCCAATGCGGTGCTGCGGCGGATCGCTCGTGAGGCGCCGGAGGAGTGGCTCGCGCGCATCGAGGCGGCGGCCCGGTCGGACGACGAACGGCTGGCGCTGCGGGCTGCGCATCCCGTGTGGATCATCCGGGCGCTGCGTCGCGCCCTCGCTGCCGAGGGGCGTGTCGAGGAGCTGGACGCCCTGTTGGAGGCCGACAACGTCTCGCCCGAGGTCACGCTGGTCGCCCTTCCCGGGCTCGCGGAACCGCAGGAGCCGCGCCGGCCGTATGCCGCCACGGCGTTCGCGTCTCCCGGAGGCGATCCGCGTCTCGCGCTGACCGCCTCCGAGGGTGCCGTCCGGGTCCAGGACGAAGGATCGCAACTCGTCGCGCTCGCGCTGACCGCGGCGACCCCGGTCCGTCAGGGGGAGCGGTGGCTCGACCTGTGCGCAGGCCCCGGCGGGAAGACCGCTCTGCTCGCCGCCGTCGCCCGGGAGAACGACGCGGTGCTGGAGGCCAACGAGGTCGTGCCCACCAGGGCCCGACTCGTGCGCAATGCCCTGCGAGCCGTCCCGGGAGACGTCACCGTCCACCAGCGCGACGGCCGGGAGCTGGCCGCCGAGCGACCCGGCGCGTTCGACCGGATCCTGGTCGACGCCCCCTGCACCGGCCTCGGCGCCCTCCGTCGGCGCCCGGAGGCTCGGTGGCGCAAGTCCCCGGCCGACGTCGCCGAGCTCGTGCCGCTGCAGGTCGGCCTGCTCACTGCGGCCGTGGACGCTCTGGCGCCCGGGGGCATTGTCGCATACGTCACCTGCTCGCCCCACCTCGCGGAGACGACGGCGGTGGTCGAGGAGGTGCGGCGCCTGCGTCCTGAGCTCGTCGAACTCGACGCCCGCGCCGCGCTGCGGGGCGTGGCCCAGTCGCCGATCGACCTCGCCGACGACGGCCGCTCGCAGACCGGCAGCGCACAGCTCTGGCCGCATCGCCACGGCACCGACGCGATGTTCCTCGCACTCCTGCAGCGCCCCGGCGATGCGACAGAAGCCCCGAAGGAAGGTTGA
- the metK gene encoding methionine adenosyltransferase, which translates to MSALRLFTSESVTEGHPDKICDQISDSILDGLLAKDPGSRVAVETLVTTGLVHVAGEIRTDAYVDIPTIVRQVVNGIGYTSSDTGFDGDSCGVSVSVGEQSTDIAHGVDNAQEHRDGSSVDPLDGLGAGDQGIMFGFATNETPQLMPMAAWTAHRIAERLTEVRRSGLLPFLRPDGKTQVTLGYDGFTPKTVDAVVLSTQHNPDIAQDDLKAQIREHVIDPVLATTGLDLDDVTYYINPAGPFVTGGPKGDAGLTGRKIIIDTYGGAARHGGGAFSGKDPSKVDRSGAYATRWVAKNAVAAGLADRLEVQVAYAIGVARPVGLYVETFGTGRVSDEVITRAIDEVFDLRPQAIIEQLDLLRPIYAQTAAYGHFGRELPDFTWERTDRAEELRRAAGL; encoded by the coding sequence ATGAGCGCGCTGCGTCTGTTCACGTCCGAGTCCGTCACCGAAGGGCACCCGGACAAGATCTGCGACCAGATCTCGGACAGCATCCTCGACGGACTGCTCGCGAAGGACCCGGGCTCCCGGGTCGCGGTCGAGACGCTCGTCACCACCGGGCTCGTGCACGTGGCCGGCGAGATCCGCACGGACGCCTACGTCGACATCCCGACGATCGTCCGGCAGGTCGTGAACGGCATCGGCTACACGTCCTCCGACACCGGCTTCGACGGCGACTCGTGCGGCGTCAGCGTCTCGGTGGGGGAGCAGTCCACGGACATCGCGCATGGGGTCGACAACGCCCAGGAGCACCGCGACGGCTCGTCGGTCGATCCGCTCGACGGCCTCGGCGCCGGGGACCAGGGCATCATGTTCGGTTTCGCCACCAACGAGACGCCGCAGCTCATGCCGATGGCCGCGTGGACGGCGCACCGCATCGCCGAGCGACTGACGGAGGTGCGCCGCAGCGGGCTGCTGCCCTTCCTGCGCCCGGACGGGAAGACGCAGGTCACCCTCGGCTACGACGGCTTCACCCCGAAGACCGTCGACGCCGTCGTGCTGTCCACGCAGCACAACCCGGACATCGCCCAGGACGACCTGAAGGCGCAGATCCGCGAGCACGTCATCGATCCGGTCCTCGCCACGACCGGCCTCGACCTCGACGACGTGACCTACTACATCAACCCCGCCGGCCCGTTCGTCACGGGCGGTCCGAAGGGTGACGCCGGGCTCACCGGCCGCAAGATCATCATCGACACGTACGGCGGCGCCGCACGGCACGGTGGCGGGGCGTTCAGCGGGAAGGACCCGTCGAAGGTCGACCGCTCCGGCGCCTACGCGACGCGCTGGGTCGCCAAGAACGCCGTCGCCGCCGGGCTCGCCGATCGCCTCGAGGTGCAGGTCGCCTACGCGATCGGCGTCGCACGCCCGGTCGGCCTGTACGTGGAGACCTTCGGCACCGGACGGGTTTCCGACGAGGTCATCACGCGGGCCATCGACGAGGTGTTCGATCTGCGGCCACAGGCCATCATCGAGCAGCTCGACCTGCTGCGGCCCATCTACGCCCAGACAGCGGCCTACGGGCACTTCGGTCGGGAGCTGCCGGACTTCACCTGGGAGCGGACGGACCGGGCCGAGGAGCTGCGGCGCGCTGCCGGGCTCTGA
- a CDS encoding phosphoribosyl-ATP diphosphatase produces MKTFDELFAELSVKAETRPEGSGTVAELDGGVHAIGKKIVEEAAEVWMAAEYESDAAAAEEISQLLYHLQVMMLAKGLTLQDVYRHL; encoded by the coding sequence GTGAAGACTTTCGACGAGCTGTTCGCTGAGCTCAGCGTCAAGGCCGAGACCCGCCCCGAGGGATCGGGCACCGTGGCGGAGCTCGACGGCGGCGTGCATGCGATCGGCAAGAAGATCGTCGAAGAGGCCGCCGAGGTCTGGATGGCAGCGGAGTACGAGTCGGACGCCGCCGCCGCCGAGGAGATCTCCCAGCTGCTCTACCACCTGCAGGTCATGATGCTCGCGAAGGGCCTCACGCTGCAGGACGTCTACCGACATCTGTGA
- the hisF gene encoding imidazole glycerol phosphate synthase subunit HisF, whose product MTLASRVIPCLDVADGRVVKGVNFENLRDMGDPVELARHYAAQGADEITFLDVTATVDARATTYDVVQRTAEQVFVPLTVGGGVRSVDDVARLLSVGADKVGVNSAAIARPELIGEIADRFGAQVLVLSLDVKRADTTRSGFVVTTHGGRTQTTLDALDWAREAAERGAGELLVNSIDADGTRDGFDLELVRLMREVAPIPVIASGGAGRATDFAPAIKAGADAVLAASVFHTGALTVGDVKDALRAEGVLVR is encoded by the coding sequence ATGACCCTCGCGAGTCGCGTCATCCCGTGCCTCGACGTCGCCGACGGCCGCGTCGTCAAGGGCGTCAACTTCGAGAACCTCCGCGACATGGGCGATCCGGTGGAACTCGCCCGGCACTACGCCGCTCAGGGCGCCGACGAGATCACGTTCCTCGACGTCACCGCGACGGTGGATGCGCGGGCGACGACCTACGACGTCGTGCAGCGCACCGCGGAGCAGGTCTTCGTGCCGTTGACCGTCGGCGGCGGGGTGCGCAGCGTGGACGACGTCGCCCGGCTCCTCTCGGTCGGAGCGGACAAGGTCGGCGTGAACTCCGCGGCGATCGCCCGCCCCGAGCTCATCGGGGAGATCGCTGACCGGTTCGGTGCCCAGGTGCTCGTGCTGTCGCTCGACGTCAAGCGCGCGGACACCACGCGCTCCGGCTTCGTCGTGACCACGCACGGCGGCCGCACGCAGACGACGCTGGACGCGCTCGACTGGGCGCGCGAGGCCGCCGAGCGCGGGGCGGGGGAGCTGCTGGTGAACTCGATCGACGCCGACGGCACCCGCGACGGCTTCGATCTCGAGCTCGTCCGTCTCATGCGCGAGGTCGCGCCGATCCCCGTGATCGCCTCCGGCGGTGCGGGACGGGCGACCGACTTCGCTCCGGCCATCAAGGCGGGCGCCGACGCCGTGCTCGCGGCGAGCGTGTTCCACACCGGTGCGCTGACCGTCGGGGACGTGAAGGACGCGCTGCGCGCGGAAGGAGTACTCGTCCGATGA
- the hisI gene encoding phosphoribosyl-AMP cyclohydrolase, with product MTDTPKPDEASVDDRIAQVAFNADGLAPIIVQQWDSREVLMLAWVDAEALRRTLTSGRATYWSRSRQEYWRKGDTSGHIQVVREARLDCDGDALLLLVDQTGPACHTGTRTCFDTTDLEAVDGVSAS from the coding sequence ATGACCGACACGCCGAAGCCGGACGAGGCGTCCGTCGACGACCGCATCGCGCAGGTCGCCTTCAACGCGGACGGGCTCGCCCCGATCATCGTGCAGCAGTGGGACTCGCGCGAGGTCCTCATGCTCGCGTGGGTGGACGCGGAAGCGCTCCGGCGCACGCTCACCTCCGGGCGTGCGACCTACTGGTCCCGCTCCCGCCAGGAGTACTGGCGCAAGGGCGACACGTCCGGACACATCCAGGTCGTGCGGGAGGCCCGCCTCGACTGCGACGGCGATGCGCTCCTGCTCCTCGTCGACCAGACCGGCCCCGCGTGCCACACCGGGACGCGGACGTGCTTCGACACCACCGACCTGGAGGCCGTCGACGGGGTGAGCGCTTCGTGA
- the rpe gene encoding ribulose-phosphate 3-epimerase, whose product MDLPRAPRINPSILAADFVNMQAELARIATADFAHVDVMDNHFVPNLTFGPQMVQRIQETSPVPLDVHLMITDPDRWAPGYAELGAASVTFHLEAAGEPVALARRLRDIGARAGVAVKPATPVEGLFDLLDEFDQILVMTVEPGFGGQGFMPETMPKLQALSAEARRRGSSVWLQVDGGISDATIAQAAEAGADTFVAGSAVYGADDVEAAVTRLRDLARAGSLEG is encoded by the coding sequence ATGGATCTGCCCCGCGCTCCGCGCATCAACCCCAGCATCCTCGCCGCCGACTTCGTCAACATGCAGGCGGAGCTGGCTCGCATCGCGACGGCCGACTTCGCGCACGTCGACGTCATGGACAACCACTTCGTCCCGAACCTCACGTTCGGTCCGCAGATGGTCCAGCGCATCCAGGAGACCAGCCCGGTCCCGCTGGACGTGCATCTCATGATCACGGATCCGGATCGCTGGGCCCCCGGCTACGCCGAGCTCGGTGCCGCGAGCGTGACCTTCCACCTGGAGGCGGCGGGGGAGCCGGTGGCGCTCGCGCGTCGGCTGCGCGACATCGGCGCCCGTGCGGGGGTGGCGGTCAAGCCCGCGACGCCCGTCGAGGGACTCTTCGACCTGCTGGACGAGTTCGACCAGATCCTCGTGATGACCGTGGAGCCCGGCTTCGGCGGACAGGGCTTCATGCCCGAGACCATGCCGAAGCTGCAGGCGCTCTCCGCGGAGGCGCGACGCCGCGGCTCGTCCGTCTGGCTCCAGGTCGACGGCGGCATCTCCGACGCGACGATCGCCCAGGCGGCCGAAGCGGGAGCGGACACCTTCGTCGCCGGATCCGCGGTCTACGGTGCGGACGACGTGGAGGCGGCCGTCACCCGGCTCAGGGACCTCGCGCGAGCCGGTAGCCTGGAGGGGTGA
- the pyrF gene encoding orotidine-5'-phosphate decarboxylase — protein MTARFGERARAALEAHGPLCVGIDPHAALLAAWGLTADAVGVREFGLRTVEAAAGRVGVVKPQVSFFERYGAAGFAALEDVLAAARAAGLLVIADAKRGDIGSTMADYAQAWLPAGAPLEADALTVNPYLGVGALEGAFALAEEHGKGLFVLAATSNPEATVLQRATTADGGTVSAAVVAEVSVRNAAATPAGEWGSFGFVIGATVDAAEAGLAPFAPVAPILAPGFGAQGATPADLARRFGPQAASVIASESRSLLSAGPAALAETIADRAAQYREVSRG, from the coding sequence ATGACGGCACGCTTCGGCGAGCGGGCGCGCGCGGCCCTCGAGGCGCACGGCCCGCTCTGTGTCGGCATCGACCCCCACGCCGCTCTGCTGGCGGCGTGGGGGCTGACCGCCGATGCCGTCGGAGTCCGGGAGTTCGGGCTCCGTACCGTCGAGGCGGCCGCCGGTCGCGTCGGTGTCGTGAAGCCGCAGGTGTCCTTCTTCGAGCGGTACGGCGCCGCCGGGTTCGCCGCGCTGGAGGACGTGCTCGCCGCCGCGCGGGCGGCCGGACTGCTCGTGATCGCCGACGCCAAGCGCGGGGACATCGGATCGACGATGGCCGATTACGCACAGGCCTGGCTGCCCGCCGGTGCGCCGCTGGAGGCGGACGCCTTGACGGTGAACCCGTACCTCGGCGTCGGTGCGCTGGAGGGCGCGTTCGCCCTGGCCGAGGAGCACGGCAAGGGGCTCTTCGTCCTCGCGGCGACCAGCAACCCCGAGGCGACCGTGCTGCAGCGCGCGACGACCGCGGACGGCGGGACCGTGTCCGCGGCCGTGGTCGCCGAGGTGTCAGTCCGGAACGCCGCAGCGACGCCCGCGGGGGAGTGGGGGAGCTTCGGCTTCGTCATCGGCGCCACCGTGGACGCGGCGGAGGCCGGCCTCGCGCCGTTCGCGCCCGTCGCCCCGATCCTCGCCCCCGGCTTCGGCGCACAGGGCGCCACCCCCGCGGATCTCGCCCGCCGCTTCGGCCCCCAGGCCGCCTCGGTGATCGCGAGCGAGAGCCGCAGCCTCCTCTCCGCGGGCCCGGCGGCCCTCGCCGAGACGATCGCCGACCGTGCCGCCCAGTATCGAGAGGTCAGCCGTGGCTGA
- the rpoZ gene encoding DNA-directed RNA polymerase subunit omega, whose translation MAGRNNGIIDPPIDNLLERVDSKYELVIYAAKRARQINDYYSDLHEGNLFDNVGPLVDSSVEDKPLTIALHEINEDKLRLRHAE comes from the coding sequence ATGGCCGGACGCAACAACGGCATCATCGATCCCCCCATCGACAACCTGCTGGAGCGCGTCGACTCCAAGTACGAGCTCGTGATCTACGCCGCCAAGCGCGCCCGTCAGATCAACGACTACTACTCCGACCTGCACGAGGGAAACCTCTTCGACAACGTGGGCCCGCTCGTCGACTCCTCGGTCGAGGACAAGCCGCTCACCATCGCCCTCCACGAGATCAACGAGGACAAGCTCCGCCTGCGTCACGCGGAGTGA
- the hisG gene encoding ATP phosphoribosyltransferase gives MLRIAVPNKGSLSETAAEMLAEAGYAGRRDPKTLHVIDAENDVEFFFLRPRDIATYVASGALDVGITGRDLLLDVQQPAREIEQLGFGASTFRFAGPPGRFTSVQDLDGVRVASAYPGLVGSFLRDQGVNAELVQLDGAVESAVRLGVADAVADVVSTGTTLRQAGLEIFGPVILESEAVLISRPGEADGVDTLLRRLRGVMVARRYVLLDYDLPTELVDQAVAIAPGRESATISPLRDPAWVAVRVMIPRRRVNQVMDDLYGLGARAILVTAIHAARL, from the coding sequence ATGCTGCGCATCGCCGTTCCCAACAAGGGCTCGCTCTCCGAGACCGCCGCCGAGATGCTCGCGGAGGCGGGCTACGCCGGCCGCCGCGACCCCAAGACCCTGCATGTCATCGACGCCGAGAACGACGTCGAGTTCTTCTTCCTCCGTCCCCGTGACATCGCCACGTACGTGGCCTCCGGCGCGCTCGACGTCGGGATCACCGGTCGTGACCTCCTCCTGGACGTGCAGCAGCCGGCACGCGAGATCGAGCAGCTCGGCTTCGGCGCGTCCACGTTCCGCTTCGCCGGTCCTCCCGGACGCTTCACCTCCGTCCAGGACCTCGACGGCGTTCGCGTCGCCTCCGCTTACCCGGGCCTGGTGGGCTCCTTCCTCCGCGACCAGGGCGTGAACGCCGAGCTCGTGCAGCTCGACGGCGCAGTCGAGTCCGCCGTGCGTCTCGGCGTCGCGGACGCGGTCGCGGACGTCGTGTCCACCGGCACCACGCTCCGGCAGGCCGGGCTGGAGATCTTCGGCCCTGTGATCCTGGAGTCCGAGGCCGTGCTGATCAGCCGTCCCGGTGAGGCCGACGGCGTGGATACGCTGCTGCGGCGACTCCGCGGTGTCATGGTCGCGCGCCGCTACGTGCTCCTCGACTACGACCTTCCCACCGAGCTCGTCGATCAGGCCGTGGCCATCGCCCCCGGTCGCGAGTCCGCGACGATCTCGCCGCTCCGCGACCCGGCCTGGGTCGCTGTCCGGGTGATGATCCCGCGGCGCCGCGTCAATCAGGTGATGGACGACCTGTACGGGCTCGGCGCCCGAGCCATCCTCGTCACGGCGATCCACGCAGCGAGGCTCTGA